TGGTTAACAAAATGAAATTTTAATAGAAAAATATAGTAATACTTGCATAATTATTTTGCTATAATTTTATTTGCTTACTACTTACTCTAATAAAAAATAGGAGAATATTTGAAAGTAAAATTAAAAATTTTCATAGGCTCTAGGATGAGACTAGCTCCTATGTCTTTTTTGGTTGACTGTGGATTTCAAAGTAATGATGATGAAATCCTTTTTAGAACTTCTCAAGGTTTGCCAGGAGCACTTATGCAAGCTTTGACGGGAGAAAATCAATTGGTAGCATATTATAATAAAATCTTGAAAAATAATCAAGATTTTGTTCTACTTAAATCTCAAGTTAACCAAGAAAATCTTAACAAACTAAAACAATTAGAGCAAAAATACTTGCAAGAAATTAATCATCAAGAAAACAAAAAAGGAATCAGTGTAAAACAAACAGACAGTAGTAAGATTCACTGAGATCCTTATTTAAAAGCGCTGAATTTAGTAAATTCAGTAATTATTTGGTTGAAATCAATGTTGAATTTTCTTAAATCACAAAATACTAGGCTTGTCTGGAAAACTAAAAACAAAAGTATAGCACAAATTTCTAAAAAAATTAAAGATGTATTAGTTCAAAATACTGCTCTTAAAAATCCAATGATTACTGAAGCCAATAAAATTCTAGAACAATTGACGGTAGCATAAAATCTACTAATTAGTCAAAAAAGTCTATAAAAATAGACACTTTTTATAAAAATGATTAACTTATAAGGTTGGCTAATGACAAAATTTGAAATGCTTTCTGTCTTTTGGAATACTAGAGTTGCCTTTATTGAGTTTTTAGGATCGCTGCTTTTAATTTTTTTCTTTTTGACATCAAAACATATTGTATATCAACTAAAGGCAAATATTTTTGTTTCAAGTTTTCTCTATACTCTTTCATTTTTTTCAGCACTTTTTATTGCTCAGGCAGCTTCTGGATTTTTATCAAATTCAGATATCAAACCGTTTTTAATACCACAAATTGTCATATTTGAATCAATTATCAAAGGTCTGACAAATTCTTTTACAGGAACATTGCTTTATCAAGGTTATTTTTACATTTTTGCCAGTCAAATTTTAGGTGTTATTTTTGGTTATTTGGCCTTCTTTTTATATACAAAAATGGTAAAAAATATCGCAAAATATAAAGAAGATTTTCACAAAATAGTTATGGTTGAAAAGGCACCTAAAATTAGCACTTATTTACAAAAAGAGATCTTTTTTGGTTCATTATTTGTCTTTATTTTAATGAGTATTCCAAGAATTCCGTTTAGTGCCAATTTAACTTTATTTGATCATCAGATTGTTTTATTTATCTTGTTGCTATTTTTCTTTATTATTAACACCAATACCGGTTTTATCAATTTTAATTTATGGTCAACTTTAGTGATCATACCTTACTTAGCAATAAGAAAAATTAATAATTTTAGTATTAGACTTTATTTATGACAAATCATTATTAACATACTGACAACTATTTTAATACCTGCAATTTTAAGTCTAATATTTTTAGGTATTGCCAGTTCTTCAAACTTAAGTTTTAATTTATAAAATCTAACAAAGGAAAGAAAATGTTTAGAAAAAAATACAAAAAACTATTTTTAGGTGTGCTAACTTCTGCTTTGTCCGTATCTGTTGTTGTTTCTTGTGGCATAACTAATAACGCTAATTTATTTACAAGTTCTACTAATTTAGAATTAAATAAAAACCACCCTTACTATTCAATTTATGAACCACAATTTAATATTGATTTGTTTAAAACTAATAATTTAGAACAATTTTTAACAGCAGAGTTTGCTAAAGTACCTTATCAAGTCCAAAATTCTAACTCCAAATTAATTAACATTAATCAAGACTTTCAAGTATCACATATTTCAGACTTACAGCAAATTAATTCTAACAATCAAATAGTTCAACCAACAGTTGAGAATAATACTTTAACTTTAGATCAACCTAAAGTGGAAATCAAAAATTTCAAGCAAAACAAATTGGCAAATAGGTTTATCAAATTAAATTTAGATTTACAAGGCTTAGAATCCAAAACTAAACAAATGAACATAGACTTAAATAATTTCTATTATGAAATAAACTATAATCAAATTCAAGAAAATAATGATGACACAACAATTTTAGATGTTCCAATTACTATTAGATATTATAATGCTGATGACAAACAAAACCCTTACAAGCGAGAAAATTTTATTACAATTTATAAACAAATTAGCGGTTTTGCCCCAAATAAAGCAAAGCAAGATAATATTAACAAAACCAAAATGATTAGCAAAATTGACTATAAAAATA
This sequence is a window from Mesomycoplasma ovipneumoniae. Protein-coding genes within it:
- a CDS encoding MAG4940 family membrane protein: MTKFEMLSVFWNTRVAFIEFLGSLLLIFFFLTSKHIVYQLKANIFVSSFLYTLSFFSALFIAQAASGFLSNSDIKPFLIPQIVIFESIIKGLTNSFTGTLLYQGYFYIFASQILGVIFGYLAFFLYTKMVKNIAKYKEDFHKIVMVEKAPKISTYLQKEIFFGSLFVFILMSIPRIPFSANLTLFDHQIVLFILLLFFFIINTNTGFINFNLWSTLVIIPYLAIRKINNFSIRLYLWQIIINILTTILIPAILSLIFLGIASSSNLSFNL